Proteins from a genomic interval of Candidatus Eisenbacteria bacterium:
- a CDS encoding STAS domain-containing protein, whose protein sequence is MNAESNMRASLAINLELGGRHAASARVELLQEPGEAQVAHVALSGWIDGAAERRLERALAALKPREISRVVLDCSCVSRFERFAAARLMEAVARFEGRPGGIEVRGMPRTTRGERTP, encoded by the coding sequence ATGAACGCGGAGTCGAACATGCGAGCGTCACTGGCCATCAATCTCGAGCTGGGCGGACGTCATGCGGCCTCCGCGCGGGTCGAGCTCCTGCAGGAGCCGGGCGAGGCGCAGGTGGCGCACGTGGCGCTCAGCGGCTGGATCGATGGCGCGGCGGAGCGGCGGCTCGAGCGGGCTCTGGCCGCGCTCAAGCCGCGCGAGATCTCCAGGGTCGTGCTCGACTGCTCGTGCGTGAGTCGCTTCGAGCGCTTTGCTGCGGCGCGGCTCATGGAAGCGGTCGCGCGCTTCGAGGGAAGGCCAGGAGGCATCGAGGTTCGCGGCATGCCGCGGACGACGCGCGGTGAACGGACGCCATGA
- the mraZ gene encoding division/cell wall cluster transcriptional repressor MraZ yields the protein MERLHNRAAPSGGFFCAARDDFLLTGANRGPILPRGGEKWGMVVVSGNGGHRRPMSSFLGTDTHAIDHKGRISIPVSMRRTETGRAITRFVLNMGFDGCVHGYSKDEWKRMMERLRKIPISNPTGRAFRRAFLTDAKEVQVDAQGRVPIPPALVRRASLDKEAVVHGAEDHIEIWNPDRFKAAIAPIMDVEGQYERLAAEHLKDEPA from the coding sequence TTGGAGCGACTGCACAATCGTGCAGCGCCGAGCGGCGGATTTTTCTGCGCCGCGCGCGATGATTTTCTTTTGACAGGCGCGAACCGTGGACCTATCTTGCCGCGCGGTGGTGAGAAGTGGGGAATGGTGGTGGTCAGTGGTAATGGGGGTCACAGGCGCCCAATGTCTTCCTTCCTCGGAACGGACACCCATGCCATCGACCACAAGGGACGGATCAGCATTCCCGTCTCGATGCGCCGCACTGAAACCGGCCGGGCGATCACCCGTTTCGTGCTCAACATGGGTTTCGACGGCTGCGTTCATGGCTATTCGAAAGACGAGTGGAAGCGGATGATGGAACGTCTGCGGAAGATCCCGATCTCGAATCCGACGGGTCGCGCTTTCCGCCGCGCGTTTCTCACCGATGCCAAGGAAGTGCAGGTGGACGCACAAGGAAGAGTCCCGATCCCACCTGCGCTCGTTCGCCGTGCATCACTGGACAAGGAAGCCGTGGTGCACGGCGCTGAAGATCACATCGAGATTTGGAACCCCGATCGATTCAAAGCGGCGATCGCTCCCATCATGGATGTCGAAGGTCAGTACGAGCGCCTCGCCGCGGAACACCTCAAGGACGAGCCGGCATGA